A genomic segment from Dietzia psychralcaliphila encodes:
- a CDS encoding DUF3618 domain-containing protein, whose amino-acid sequence MSRSYDSIEGDIAKARDDLATTLDEIVDRVNPKNLAEEGKERAVAALTDPRVLAVLGGFAALVIGGFTVSMANKRKERRRIEAYLEARRA is encoded by the coding sequence GTGTCCAGGAGTTACGACAGCATCGAAGGCGACATCGCCAAGGCGCGTGACGATCTCGCGACGACGTTGGACGAGATCGTTGACCGGGTCAACCCCAAGAACCTCGCCGAAGAGGGTAAGGAGAGGGCCGTCGCCGCCCTCACCGACCCCCGGGTGCTCGCGGTCCTCGGTGGGTTCGCCGCACTGGTCATCGGGGGTTTCACGGTGTCCATGGCCAACAAGCGCAAGGAACGCCGGCGCATCGAGGCCTACCTCGAGGCGCGCCGGGCCTGA
- a CDS encoding L,D-transpeptidase, with translation MNLRNTDRTRRRDPGARSRSRLALAVVCAGSLVLTGCTIGSGGAEEVQVAEAPPEPAAVIDLSVEDGSLDANPAEPVVLTASDGRLDSVVMRNPEGIQVQGEFNPDLTEWRTTEDLGYGRQYTLESTAADEAGLITQKNVTFSTLTPRIMTAAYLTTGQGSTVGIGQPVAVMFDEPIADRRAAQDNIHVRTEPEVEGAFYWVSNQEVRWRPAEYWAPGTTIDVHVDIYGEDLGGGMYGQEDARSDFQIGDAVISRVDDSTKQIVIERNGEVVKTMPTSMGKADTPTPNGTYVIGEKLASMVMDSSTYGVPVDSPEGYRTPVQYATRMSYSGIFVHAAPWSVWAQGSRNVSHGCLNVTTADAKWFYDNAKRGDIFEVTGTVGPTLPGWDGLGDWNVPWETWKAGNADAGTA, from the coding sequence GTGAACTTGCGCAACACGGATAGGACCAGACGACGGGACCCGGGTGCCCGGTCGAGATCTCGTCTCGCGCTGGCCGTCGTGTGTGCCGGGTCACTCGTATTGACCGGCTGCACCATCGGCTCCGGCGGCGCCGAGGAGGTCCAGGTCGCCGAGGCGCCCCCGGAACCCGCTGCGGTCATCGACCTGTCAGTGGAGGACGGTTCACTCGACGCCAACCCGGCCGAGCCGGTGGTGCTCACCGCCAGTGACGGTCGTCTCGACTCGGTCGTCATGCGCAACCCAGAGGGCATCCAGGTCCAGGGCGAGTTCAACCCCGACCTCACCGAATGGCGGACCACCGAGGATCTGGGCTACGGCCGCCAGTACACGCTGGAGTCCACCGCGGCGGACGAGGCTGGTCTGATCACCCAGAAGAACGTCACGTTCAGCACTCTCACCCCGCGCATCATGACCGCTGCCTACCTCACCACCGGTCAGGGTTCCACGGTCGGCATCGGCCAGCCTGTGGCGGTGATGTTCGACGAGCCCATCGCGGATCGCCGGGCGGCCCAGGACAACATCCACGTCCGGACCGAACCCGAGGTCGAGGGCGCCTTCTACTGGGTGTCCAACCAGGAGGTCCGGTGGCGACCGGCCGAGTACTGGGCGCCCGGTACCACGATCGACGTGCACGTGGACATCTACGGCGAGGACCTGGGTGGCGGGATGTACGGCCAGGAGGACGCGCGCAGTGACTTCCAGATCGGCGACGCGGTCATCTCCCGGGTGGACGACTCGACCAAGCAGATCGTGATCGAGCGCAACGGCGAGGTGGTCAAGACCATGCCCACGTCGATGGGCAAGGCCGACACCCCGACTCCCAACGGCACGTATGTGATCGGCGAGAAGCTGGCCTCCATGGTCATGGACTCCTCGACCTATGGTGTGCCGGTCGACTCGCCGGAGGGGTACCGGACCCCGGTCCAGTACGCCACGCGGATGTCCTACAGCGGCATCTTCGTCCACGCCGCGCCGTGGTCCGTCTGGGCCCAGGGCAGCAGAAACGTGAGCCACGGGTGCCTCAACGTCACCACGGCCGATGCCAAGTGGTTCTACGACAACGCCAAGCGCGGCGACATCTTCGAGGTCACCGGCACGGTCGGTCCGACGCTGCCGGGCTGGGACGGGCTGGGCGACTGGAACGTCCCGTGGGAGACCTGGAAGGCCGGCAACGCCGACGCGGGCACTGCCTGA
- a CDS encoding DUF421 domain-containing protein → MWFSSLDPIVRVLLIGPVAYVAMVAAIRFSGKRVLSKLNAFDMVVTVALGSLLATILTSSDLALVTGLVGIALLLALQVVVSLFTSRLVKGRTVVRARPVLLVDRGAMLEDAIASSRLTRDEIFQAMRSSGFGGLDQVAAVCLESDGTLSVIGTSSAGDEEALAPLRGWADH, encoded by the coding sequence ATGTGGTTCTCGTCCCTCGATCCGATCGTCCGCGTCCTTCTGATCGGTCCGGTCGCGTACGTGGCGATGGTCGCGGCGATCCGCTTCAGCGGCAAGCGGGTGCTGTCCAAGCTCAACGCCTTCGACATGGTGGTCACGGTGGCTCTGGGGTCACTCCTGGCCACCATCCTCACCTCGTCGGATCTGGCACTGGTGACCGGTCTGGTCGGGATCGCGCTCCTGCTCGCGCTCCAGGTGGTGGTGAGTCTGTTCACCTCGAGGCTCGTCAAGGGCCGCACGGTCGTGCGTGCCCGGCCCGTCCTACTGGTGGACCGGGGAGCCATGTTGGAGGACGCGATCGCCTCGAGCAGGCTGACTCGTGACGAGATCTTCCAGGCCATGAGATCCAGTGGTTTCGGTGGGCTGGACCAGGTGGCCGCGGTATGTCTGGAGTCGGACGGCACGCTGTCGGTGATCGGCACCTCGAGCGCCGGTGACGAGGAGGCATTGGCCCCGCTGCGGGGCTGGGCCGACCACTGA
- a CDS encoding cation:proton antiporter: MSTLDLLLATVGALGVVIVALSARLHRWPVSEPLIALGVGIVLGPVVMGVLDVPDIVADPSTLHHGAEILLAISVMGVALRYPFSAIRRHWRRLALLLVVVMPAMALISTGLAIWALGIPFAVALLFGTAICPTDPVLASAAVTGDAAERDLPEDDRQLLSLESGANDGLALPLVVIALAVATPLTAGQAALEIGWQILGALVLGVLAGVSAAKALHFSERHHTAENGPILMFTLLLALLVLGGSGLLGVNGVFASFVSGLAFNLASVGHERQVEVEIDEAINQFAVLPFFLVLGAMLPWEQWEQLGWGAVILTAAVLVLRRPPVLLALMRPLGLRVRDAAFLGWFGPVGVAAMFYLTEEASRAGPDPLLLGVGTLVVVASTLAHGVTAAPGRAMFRSAARHDADRAGRLALSAARHDADRASRPIR; this comes from the coding sequence GTGTCCACACTCGATCTGTTGCTCGCGACCGTCGGCGCGCTCGGCGTCGTGATTGTCGCCCTGTCCGCGCGACTTCACCGGTGGCCCGTGTCGGAGCCGCTCATCGCGCTCGGGGTCGGCATAGTCCTGGGCCCCGTGGTCATGGGTGTTCTCGACGTCCCCGACATCGTCGCCGACCCCTCGACGCTCCACCACGGCGCGGAGATCCTTCTGGCCATCTCCGTGATGGGTGTGGCTCTTCGCTACCCCTTCTCGGCGATCCGTCGACACTGGCGGCGTCTGGCGCTCCTCCTGGTGGTGGTGATGCCCGCGATGGCGCTGATCTCCACCGGTCTCGCGATCTGGGCGTTGGGGATCCCGTTCGCGGTGGCGCTGCTCTTCGGTACCGCGATCTGCCCCACGGATCCCGTCCTCGCCTCCGCGGCGGTGACCGGCGACGCCGCCGAGCGGGACCTCCCCGAGGACGACCGGCAACTGCTGTCTCTCGAGTCGGGGGCGAACGACGGACTGGCCCTTCCCCTGGTCGTGATCGCGCTCGCCGTCGCCACCCCCCTCACCGCCGGGCAGGCCGCCCTGGAGATCGGCTGGCAGATCCTCGGCGCCCTGGTGCTGGGCGTCCTCGCCGGAGTGTCGGCGGCCAAGGCCCTCCATTTCTCGGAGCGCCACCACACCGCCGAGAACGGCCCGATCCTGATGTTCACCCTGCTGCTGGCGTTGCTGGTCCTCGGTGGCTCAGGCCTGCTGGGGGTCAACGGGGTCTTCGCGTCATTCGTCTCGGGATTGGCCTTCAACCTGGCCAGCGTCGGGCACGAGAGACAGGTGGAGGTGGAGATCGACGAGGCGATCAACCAGTTCGCGGTCCTACCGTTCTTCCTGGTCCTCGGAGCGATGCTGCCGTGGGAGCAGTGGGAGCAGTTGGGGTGGGGTGCGGTGATCCTCACGGCTGCTGTGCTCGTCCTGCGGCGCCCGCCGGTGCTTCTCGCGCTCATGCGTCCGCTCGGATTGCGGGTACGCGACGCCGCGTTCCTCGGCTGGTTCGGGCCGGTCGGGGTCGCGGCGATGTTCTATCTGACCGAGGAGGCGTCCCGAGCGGGTCCGGATCCGCTGCTGCTGGGTGTGGGCACCCTTGTCGTGGTGGCCAGCACGCTCGCACACGGCGTCACCGCGGCTCCCGGTCGCGCGATGTTCAGGTCCGCCGCTCGACACGACGCGGACAGAGCCGGTCGACTGGCTCTGTCCGCCGCTCGACACGACGCGGACAGAGCCAGTCGACCGATCCGCTGA
- a CDS encoding DUF2804 domain-containing protein has protein sequence MTDEREITCPTDLAHGRRLNPAAVGWTRTPLHRTRISGWGRTKRWEYWGIVTDRFVVGLTVAGLDYLSTCAVYVLDRQTGVETTRGGISPFVRPGFGDDPGDGTVRASAGVGSGRVGIEIDDDAGATAIRVHAKGLQVVLDVMRPGHDSLGVVVPWSERRFQYTLKDLANPVTGSVTLDGVAHDLGAGWAVLDRGRGRWRYATRWNWGAGSGVVDGVPCALQVGGRWTDGTGSTENGILVDGRLHKLGEDLHWTYDLADPEAAWRVRGERLDATLTPFHLRRDITELGILAVRTHQAFGIWSGTGVLDDGTTVRLDGLTGWAEESRNRW, from the coding sequence ATGACCGACGAGCGCGAGATCACGTGCCCCACCGATCTGGCCCACGGCCGCCGACTCAACCCTGCCGCTGTCGGCTGGACCCGCACGCCGCTGCACCGCACGCGCATCTCCGGTTGGGGGCGCACCAAGCGCTGGGAGTACTGGGGCATCGTGACCGACCGGTTCGTGGTGGGACTGACGGTGGCTGGTCTCGACTACCTGTCCACCTGCGCGGTCTACGTCCTGGACCGCCAGACCGGTGTGGAGACCACCCGTGGCGGGATCAGCCCGTTCGTCCGGCCGGGATTCGGCGACGATCCGGGAGACGGGACGGTGCGCGCGTCGGCCGGCGTGGGCTCTGGTCGGGTGGGTATCGAGATCGACGACGACGCGGGCGCCACCGCGATCCGGGTGCACGCGAAGGGCCTCCAGGTGGTCCTGGATGTCATGCGCCCGGGCCACGACAGCCTTGGGGTGGTGGTGCCGTGGAGCGAGCGCCGCTTCCAGTACACGCTCAAGGACCTCGCCAATCCCGTCACCGGTTCGGTGACCCTGGACGGGGTCGCCCACGACCTCGGGGCCGGCTGGGCGGTCCTGGACCGCGGGCGCGGACGCTGGCGGTACGCCACCCGATGGAACTGGGGCGCCGGCAGCGGCGTGGTGGACGGTGTGCCGTGTGCACTGCAGGTGGGTGGGCGGTGGACCGACGGGACCGGGTCCACAGAGAACGGGATCCTCGTGGACGGCCGTCTGCACAAGCTCGGCGAGGATCTGCACTGGACCTATGATCTGGCGGATCCGGAGGCTGCCTGGAGGGTCCGTGGTGAGCGCCTGGACGCCACGCTCACCCCGTTCCACCTCCGCCGGGACATCACCGAACTCGGGATCCTGGCCGTGCGCACCCATCAGGCCTTCGGCATCTGGTCCGGAACCGGGGTCCTGGATGATGGCACCACGGTGCGCCTGGACGGCCTCACCGGGTGGGCGGAGGAGTCGCGGAACCGCTGGTAG
- a CDS encoding haloacid dehalogenase type II, translating to MTDEHSGERIASRDHPVSPDGPRTPALIIFDVNETLSDMSPMSRRFEDVGAPAHLASSWFAGLLRDGFALTVVSASDSFARLAQDSLRISLHGHPLDRDPDAAVQHIMGGFTALLVHPDVPDGVRALTALGIRLVTLSNGSAAIAEGLLDRASIREHFEALLSVEDAGAWKPAGGAYAHALVRCGVDPTNAMLVAVHPWDIDGAARAGLGTAWINRNGEPYPGYFRSPDIMATSLTDLADQLIRAIRL from the coding sequence ATGACCGACGAGCACTCGGGGGAGCGAATCGCGAGCCGGGACCACCCGGTGAGCCCGGACGGGCCCCGGACACCGGCCCTGATCATCTTCGACGTCAACGAGACACTCTCGGACATGTCGCCGATGAGCCGGCGGTTCGAGGATGTCGGCGCGCCGGCGCACCTGGCGTCGAGCTGGTTCGCAGGGCTCCTCCGGGACGGCTTCGCCCTCACGGTCGTGTCGGCGAGCGACTCCTTCGCCCGCCTCGCCCAGGACTCGCTGCGAATCAGCCTCCATGGTCACCCGCTCGATCGCGACCCCGACGCCGCGGTCCAGCACATCATGGGCGGGTTCACCGCCCTCCTCGTGCACCCCGACGTGCCGGACGGAGTGCGAGCACTGACCGCCCTGGGGATCCGTTTGGTGACGCTGAGCAACGGCTCGGCGGCGATCGCCGAAGGCCTCCTCGACCGCGCGTCGATACGCGAGCATTTCGAGGCACTTCTCTCGGTGGAGGACGCCGGTGCCTGGAAGCCGGCCGGCGGGGCATACGCGCACGCTCTCGTCCGGTGCGGTGTCGACCCCACGAATGCGATGCTCGTCGCCGTTCATCCCTGGGACATCGACGGCGCCGCACGAGCTGGACTCGGTACCGCCTGGATCAACAGGAACGGCGAGCCCTACCCGGGGTACTTCCGGTCGCCGGACATCATGGCCACGTCCCTCACAGATCTGGCCGACCAGCTGATCAGAGCCATACGCCTGTAG
- a CDS encoding flavodoxin family protein has product MSETDFTGLRAIFVNCTLTRSPDVSNTQGLVDASASIMRKHGVEVETLRAVDHPIATGVYPDMREHGWDVDAWPDIYPRILEADILVLAGPIWLGDNSSVMKQVIERLYALSGMLNDKGQHLYYGRVGGCLVTGNEDGLKHCAMNILYSLQHLGYTIPPNADAGWIGEVGPGPSYLDPGSGGPENDFTNRNTTFMTWNLMHLARLLKAAGGIPGEGNQRSAWDSGARFGWENPEYRS; this is encoded by the coding sequence ATGAGCGAGACCGATTTCACCGGCCTGCGGGCGATCTTCGTCAACTGCACTCTCACGCGCAGCCCCGACGTCAGCAACACCCAGGGACTCGTCGACGCGAGCGCCTCGATCATGCGCAAGCACGGAGTCGAGGTGGAGACCCTCCGCGCGGTCGACCACCCGATCGCGACGGGCGTCTACCCGGACATGCGCGAGCACGGATGGGACGTCGACGCCTGGCCGGATATCTACCCGCGGATTCTCGAGGCCGACATCCTCGTGCTGGCCGGGCCCATCTGGCTGGGCGACAACTCCAGTGTGATGAAGCAGGTCATCGAGCGGCTCTACGCGCTGTCCGGGATGCTCAATGACAAGGGCCAGCATCTCTACTACGGCCGGGTCGGCGGGTGCCTGGTCACCGGCAACGAGGACGGACTCAAGCACTGCGCGATGAACATCCTCTACAGCCTGCAGCACCTCGGCTACACGATCCCGCCCAACGCCGACGCGGGCTGGATCGGCGAGGTCGGCCCCGGGCCGTCGTACCTGGACCCCGGCAGCGGTGGGCCGGAGAATGACTTCACCAACCGCAACACGACCTTCATGACCTGGAACCTGATGCACCTGGCCCGGCTGCTCAAGGCGGCCGGCGGCATCCCCGGCGAGGGCAACCAGCGCTCCGCCTGGGACTCCGGTGCCCGCTTCGGCTGGGAGAACCCCGAGTACCGATCCTGA
- the istA gene encoding IS21 family transposase, with protein sequence MAEYKAIMTLALAGHSYSEIVAAVGCSRREIAAVKKTITAYGITAGQASSMNPAEIAGMFPDGRKRVSEDYAKPDFDRVLASMKFNRHFTIQQAWGKYLAAPAGSGKKYGYSQYCALFAEHARIKDVVATLHHEPGRTMLVDWAGDTLEVLDAVTGEVTKLYLFVAVLPYSGAVFCRGFTDMKSPSWIDAHVAAFAFFGGTPQMVVPDNPTTATHRQKQGEAARAVNVRYQQLADHYGTAIVPARVRKPRDKAAVESAVEVVNKRVIGYLAEEVWTTVEALNAAIADRVAEINTQIRRADGTTRWERFESDEAPLLAALPDDGFATVEWKQLKVGRNYHVSCESQYYSVPYTFAGQLLRVRLTAQSVTLFDGDQVVCEHSRRHGRKGQYSTVLAHAPKEHQGIDGLWSRQWFTDRARGFGPATEQVIAQILDRHVIEAQGYLDCQNILETLGKRSRQRLEAACQVLLNQNSVGSYSVLKRVMATIDSDGKAPRPVVPAAATRKPPPPAGARDDSAVQVRSADHYARGRSGEGV encoded by the coding sequence GTGGCCGAGTACAAGGCCATCATGACGTTGGCGCTGGCCGGGCATAGCTACAGCGAGATCGTCGCCGCCGTCGGGTGTTCGCGTCGGGAGATCGCGGCGGTGAAGAAGACGATCACCGCGTACGGCATCACCGCCGGCCAAGCGTCGTCGATGAACCCGGCCGAGATCGCCGGGATGTTCCCCGACGGGCGCAAACGCGTCTCGGAGGACTACGCCAAGCCCGATTTTGATCGGGTGCTGGCGTCGATGAAGTTCAACCGGCACTTCACCATCCAGCAGGCCTGGGGCAAGTATCTCGCCGCTCCGGCCGGAAGCGGGAAGAAGTACGGGTACTCGCAGTACTGCGCCCTGTTCGCCGAGCACGCCCGCATCAAGGACGTGGTGGCCACGCTGCATCACGAACCGGGTCGGACGATGCTGGTCGACTGGGCCGGCGACACCCTCGAGGTCCTCGACGCCGTCACCGGAGAGGTCACCAAGCTGTACTTGTTCGTGGCCGTCCTGCCGTACTCCGGTGCGGTGTTCTGCCGCGGCTTCACGGATATGAAATCGCCGTCCTGGATTGACGCTCACGTCGCCGCATTCGCGTTCTTCGGTGGGACACCGCAGATGGTGGTGCCCGACAACCCGACCACCGCCACTCATCGGCAGAAGCAGGGCGAGGCGGCCAGGGCTGTCAACGTCCGCTACCAGCAGCTGGCCGACCACTACGGCACCGCGATCGTGCCGGCCCGGGTCCGAAAACCCCGCGACAAGGCAGCCGTAGAGTCAGCAGTGGAAGTGGTCAACAAACGCGTCATCGGCTACCTCGCCGAGGAGGTGTGGACCACCGTCGAGGCCCTGAACGCGGCGATCGCCGACCGCGTCGCCGAGATCAACACCCAGATTCGCCGGGCTGACGGTACGACCCGGTGGGAGAGGTTCGAGTCCGACGAAGCGCCGCTGCTGGCGGCCCTGCCCGACGACGGGTTCGCCACGGTGGAATGGAAGCAACTCAAGGTCGGCCGGAACTATCACGTCTCCTGCGAGTCGCAGTACTACTCGGTGCCGTACACCTTCGCCGGTCAGCTGCTGCGGGTGCGCCTGACCGCGCAGTCGGTGACGCTCTTCGACGGTGACCAGGTCGTCTGCGAGCATTCGCGGCGCCACGGCCGCAAGGGCCAGTACTCGACGGTGCTGGCTCACGCCCCGAAAGAGCACCAGGGTATCGACGGCCTGTGGTCGCGGCAGTGGTTCACCGACCGCGCCCGCGGGTTCGGCCCCGCCACCGAGCAGGTGATCGCCCAGATCCTGGATCGTCACGTGATCGAGGCGCAGGGCTATCTGGACTGCCAGAACATTCTCGAAACTCTCGGCAAGAGAAGTCGACAGCGGCTCGAGGCGGCCTGCCAAGTGCTGCTCAACCAGAACAGCGTCGGCAGCTACAGCGTGCTCAAACGCGTCATGGCCACCATCGACTCCGACGGCAAAGCGCCCCGACCCGTGGTCCCGGCGGCGGCCACACGAAAGCCCCCGCCACCGGCCGGAGCCCGAGACGACAGCGCCGTTCAAGTTCGCTCGGCCGATCACTATGCGCGCGGCCGCAGCGGGGAGGGCGTGTGA
- a CDS encoding ATP-binding protein has protein sequence MFTEIDHQKFRNLRITHVATRFEELISDEANDELTPEQIFLTAVDDALDQRQAHRIDKLIRAAKFPIPQASIAEINYQEGRGITPVRMKRYAGHHWRQDPTNLLVLSPTGGGKTYLACAIGIAACQNGHTVTYARMDELARRLVIARGDGIRHQKMLNDLSDVELLIIDDFLTVGIDPEAANDLFAVLANREHRLPTMIASQSRPAYWLEALPDRVAADSIVNRLANNAREINLGEVDMRRQRDDQARATTGYWE, from the coding sequence ATGTTCACCGAGATCGATCACCAGAAGTTCCGCAATCTGCGCATCACGCACGTGGCGACCCGGTTCGAGGAGCTCATCAGCGATGAGGCCAATGACGAGCTCACCCCGGAGCAGATCTTTCTCACCGCCGTCGACGACGCCTTGGACCAGCGCCAGGCCCACCGGATCGACAAGCTGATCCGAGCGGCGAAGTTCCCGATCCCGCAGGCCTCGATCGCGGAGATCAACTACCAGGAAGGACGCGGGATCACCCCGGTGCGGATGAAACGCTACGCCGGGCACCACTGGCGCCAAGACCCCACCAACCTGCTGGTCCTCTCACCGACCGGCGGCGGGAAAACCTACCTGGCCTGCGCGATCGGCATCGCCGCCTGCCAGAACGGGCACACCGTCACCTACGCCCGCATGGACGAACTCGCCCGGCGGCTGGTCATCGCCCGCGGCGACGGCATCCGCCACCAGAAGATGCTCAACGACCTCTCGGACGTGGAGCTGCTGATCATCGACGATTTCCTGACCGTGGGCATCGATCCTGAGGCCGCGAACGACTTGTTCGCCGTGTTGGCCAACCGGGAGCACCGGCTGCCGACGATGATCGCTTCCCAATCCCGGCCGGCGTACTGGCTCGAGGCGCTGCCTGACCGGGTCGCCGCGGACTCCATCGTCAACCGCCTGGCCAACAACGCCCGCGAGATCAACCTCGGCGAAGTCGACATGCGCCGACAGCGCGACGACCAAGCCCGAGCCACTACCGGCTACTGGGAGTAA
- the orn gene encoding oligoribonuclease — MPEPSPAPTPTSTSTPTPHQESKNDRIVWIDCEMTGLDTSNDALVEIAALVTDSELNVLGDGVDIVIHASDAKLAAMLPVVRDMHSSSGLTEEIRASAVTVAEAEKEVLDYIRAWVPVGGTAPLAGNSIGTDRGFLARDMPELNSYLHYRMIDVSSIKELCRRWYPRIYFGQPEKGMSHRALADIKESIRELKYYRATAFVPQPGPTTDEVRAAAGALPAVD; from the coding sequence ATGCCAGAGCCGAGCCCCGCTCCCACCCCTACCTCGACGTCCACCCCGACGCCCCACCAGGAATCCAAGAACGACCGGATTGTCTGGATCGACTGCGAGATGACCGGCCTCGACACCTCGAACGACGCGCTGGTGGAGATCGCGGCCCTGGTCACCGACTCCGAACTCAACGTCCTGGGCGATGGCGTGGACATCGTCATCCACGCCTCCGACGCCAAGCTGGCCGCGATGCTCCCGGTGGTGCGGGACATGCACTCCTCGTCGGGCCTGACCGAGGAGATCCGTGCCTCCGCCGTGACAGTGGCGGAGGCCGAGAAGGAGGTCCTGGACTACATCCGCGCCTGGGTCCCGGTGGGCGGGACCGCTCCCCTGGCCGGCAACTCGATCGGCACCGACCGCGGGTTCCTCGCCCGCGACATGCCCGAGCTCAACTCCTACTTGCACTACCGGATGATCGACGTGAGCTCGATCAAGGAGCTGTGCCGCCGCTGGTACCCGCGCATCTACTTCGGCCAACCCGAGAAGGGCATGTCCCACCGCGCCCTGGCGGACATCAAGGAGTCGATCCGCGAGCTGAAGTACTACCGCGCCACGGCGTTCGTGCCGCAGCCCGGCCCCACCACGGACGAGGTGCGCGCGGCCGCCGGCGCCCTGCCCGCGGTGGACTGA
- a CDS encoding TetR/AcrR family transcriptional regulator produces the protein MGKRDEARAQTVDRILAAAREEIARVGGVGLSMRSVAREVGMVSSAIYRYFPSREDLLTAMILESYRDLAGALHAAEADADIADDDGDAAAVNPDALSDAELWSRLAEALRGWGLRAPHEFQLIYGTPIPGYVAPPETIPAAGEVAAPFLGCLRSRHVPGFESAGAGMSAFANDSRVTPSTAAAVVAAISELIGFVGHELAGHFVGLADPADDLFRAVVARQVRDLGLGSAADDDELLWNSIFGQAFARHFALHPAPGMEMAHPDDSPYRVDELTMMDGAVTLVWSYPEIRSERGGPVRVGRHWNLRELRRGFSPSDPEDVAGAVIDEDFLPLALPSEDREGPDGIRWLGQPPPA, from the coding sequence ATGGGCAAACGAGACGAGGCCAGGGCGCAGACCGTCGACCGGATCCTCGCCGCCGCGCGGGAGGAGATCGCGAGGGTCGGCGGGGTGGGTTTGTCGATGCGCTCGGTCGCCCGCGAGGTCGGGATGGTCTCCTCCGCGATCTACCGCTACTTCCCGTCCAGGGAGGACCTGCTCACCGCGATGATCCTCGAGAGCTACCGCGACCTGGCCGGCGCTCTCCACGCGGCTGAGGCCGATGCCGATATCGCGGACGACGACGGTGACGCCGCGGCCGTAAATCCCGACGCCCTTTCCGACGCCGAACTGTGGAGCCGTCTCGCGGAAGCCCTCCGCGGTTGGGGCCTGCGAGCACCGCACGAATTTCAGCTCATCTACGGCACTCCGATCCCCGGGTATGTGGCACCGCCCGAGACCATCCCGGCCGCCGGTGAAGTAGCCGCCCCGTTCCTCGGTTGTCTGCGGTCCCGGCACGTTCCCGGTTTCGAATCAGCCGGCGCCGGCATGAGTGCCTTCGCGAACGACTCTCGCGTCACCCCGTCGACGGCGGCCGCAGTGGTCGCGGCGATCTCGGAGCTCATTGGCTTCGTAGGACACGAACTGGCCGGGCACTTTGTCGGCCTGGCCGATCCTGCCGACGACCTCTTCCGGGCGGTGGTCGCACGCCAGGTGAGAGATCTCGGGTTGGGATCTGCAGCGGATGACGATGAACTCTTGTGGAACTCGATCTTCGGCCAGGCGTTCGCGCGGCATTTCGCCCTCCACCCCGCACCGGGGATGGAGATGGCGCACCCAGACGACTCGCCCTATCGGGTGGACGAGCTCACCATGATGGACGGCGCGGTGACCCTGGTCTGGTCATATCCGGAGATTCGTTCCGAACGGGGCGGGCCGGTTCGGGTGGGGAGGCACTGGAACCTCCGGGAGTTGCGGCGAGGTTTCTCGCCTTCCGACCCCGAAGACGTCGCAGGCGCGGTGATTGATGAGGACTTCCTGCCGCTGGCACTGCCGTCGGAGGACCGGGAGGGGCCAGACGGGATCCGCTGGCTCGGCCAGCCACCGCCCGCATGA